ATCAAAAAAGATTGGTGGTTAATCGGGATTATCATATTGATATGGATTTTCACATTTGCTGTTTTCCACCGTTTACCAGACAAAATCCCAATGCATTGGAATATTTCTGGGCAAGTCGATAGTTTTGGCTGCAAACGTGATATATTTGTTCTTCCTTCTATCATTACTATAATATATTTTGCAATGTTATGTACACCTAAAATAGACCCTAAGAAAGTCAATTATATGAAGTTTATTGGAGCATATAGGTTGATAAGAGCAGTTTTGGTAATTATTTTTTCAGCATTATATTTTTCTGCTACATTTTTTGCATTAGGATATAATATTGATATGAATAGAATCGGCAGTCTTATTATTCCTGTTATATTGATTGCATTTGGAAGTGTAATGGGCAGACTTCGATACAATTATTTTGTAGGCATAAGAACCCCATGGACGTTATCAGATGAAGAGGTATGGGATAAGACGCATCAGATGGGCGGAAAACTATGGCTTATTACGGGTATTATCGCTTTATTTGCTTCTTTTTTCAACGCTACATGGGCGGCTGTTTTGATGTTTGTGCTGTTAATTATTGCTATTATAGTACCGGTTCTTTATTCTTATATAATTTTCAAGAATAAAGGTAAATAGCGGGTTTGATGTCAGACAAGGTACCTGTCCCCTTGTCTGCTTGTCTGAAACAAAATAAAAAGATTGAAAAGGGTGATATTATGCCAATTATATTATTATTAATAATACTCTTTATTTTATTTCCTTATTTAATAATGCCATTTTTTATATTTTTTGTTATTGGAATGATATTTTTATTGCCGTATCTTTTAATTTTCAATTCCTTTTATAATATAATAACAATTCCTTGGCAAATAATAAAAATTGCAACAGATAAAAGAGTAAGGAAAAATCACAGTCTTGAACATGCCACAATAAATGTATTAGAGGAAAGATTCGGAAGAAATTTGAGGATCGGTGGATTATCTTATTCGAATGGTTTTACCTTGTCAGGTCCGGACCTTCCAAATCCTCAAGTGATTGTAGATGCTGCACACGAAGGGTTAAATAGGATGAAACAAGGGGAGAAAAATTTAGCGATTCATAAAAGATGCGGGACGTCTATAGCAGCTGCAAATTTTTTATTTTCCTTGGCATTTATTTTAATTCTGTTATTTTACCAACATTTTAATATATTGAATATCATTGCGGTATTTTTATTGGCAGCTGTCATTGCAAAACCCTTTGGTTTGATTCTTCAAAAATTTTTCACTACACATCCTGATGTTAAGGAAATGGAGATATTGGATATATCCACCAAACCCAGTCAGCATGAATCACCCTTTGAGATAATGATTAACCCAAGCAGGACTTACTTTATAAGAACAAGTTATGCTAATTCAGGATACAGGATTTTTTAATATTGAAATGTAAGAAAAGTAATAAAGTACAATCTCTATTTTGTTATATATTAATATAATAGAAGGGAGGGTAGAATTAATTTTTCCGTAGGGAGTGAAACAGTCATGTCTGAAGATTATAAAATTATTATTTTAGCAGTTATTACATTACTTTTAATATTGCGATTTATGTCAGGACTTGCATTGCCTCCTGAAAAACCCTTTATTCCAATAGTTATACCTATACCTCGTAATCAGTAGAGTGGAGGGATTTTAATGGATGATAATGTAGATTTGCATTTAAATAAATTATATGGTGTTTTACAAGGTCTAAAGAAAAATATAGTTGAAGATGACAAAGAAAAAAAATCATCAGATGAAATTATAGAAATAACCCCATCAGGACTGCTTGTTATTTTAGGGTTATTATTAGGGGTATTGACGCCGGAATCTGTTATTGTTGATAGAAACCAATGCGTACAAATAGTTTTGATGGGGTCTTTAAAGAAAAAAACCGATATAGGAGAAATGCTTAAAAATGCAAATGTCATATCCTTTGATGATATGATGAAATTCTTGATTAAAAATGCCGAATGATATTTTTATTTACAAAATCCCTCATTATTTTTGACAAAAACGAAATAAGTAAAAACATTATTATAACACCGACTATAACACCATGCCAGTAAAATTTGGAATACAAAAGTCCCAAAGCCACACCGCCAAGTCCTCCCCCTATATAGAAAAAGATTAAATAGAGGGAAGAAGCGCTGCCTTTTGCCTCTTTTGCATGAAGACTTACCCATGAACAGGCTGAAGAATGAGCACCGAAAAACCCAAAGCAGAAAAACAGGAGACCTAAAACAAAGAAAAACAGATTGTTTATATATGTAAGCGATATTCCTATGATACCGATAATACAGTCAAATATAAGGGTTTTAGGAATACCCATCTTTTTGTATAAACTTCCCGAATATGCAGAACTAAAAGTACCTGCAAGGTATGTCAAATATATCCACCCAATTTGGGCAGAACCCAAATTATAGGGAGGGCTGCTAAGCTTGAAGCCTACGAAATTAAAAACCCCGACAAAATTAAACATAAGACAAAATCCTAAGACAAAACCTAATATAAGAGCAGGTTTTTTCAGATGTTTTGCCATATCTGATAATGCCGTTTTGATGTTAAATCTTGTAGGATGAAAATTTTTTGATTCGGGCAGCAACAATATAAAAATCACAGCACCTATGAGGTTGAGAAAAGCAAATATAAAAAAAACATAGTGCCATGAAAGCAATTCTTCAATGTATCCGCTTATAATCCGTCCAGCCATACCTCCTATGGAATTTCCGCTTACAAACAAACCCATAGCAAGGGGCAGGCTGTTTTTCTCGATTTCCTCACCTATGTATGCCATTGCAATTGATTGTATACCACCAAGGAGCAGACCTTGAAAAAACCGCATTATCAACAGGAAATGATAACTATTTGACATACCTGCCAAAACCATAGGCAATACTGAAATAAAAAGCACAAAACTCATTATGTTTTTTCTGCCGATGGAATCGGATAAAGGTCCATATATTAAAAGAGAAACAGCAATCGCAATAATGGTAATCGAAATTGCCAAACCTGACAAGGCAACAGAAATATTAAAATATTTTATAAACACCGGTAATAAAGGCTGAATACTGTAAATATCGGCAAATGTAATAAAAGAACTTACAAATAGGGCTATAAGCGTATTAGTAAAACTATGCTTTGCGTGAATCAAGTAAGCCACTCCTTTTTTGTCATTATACTATTGATTATAAATGATATAATGTATCTATAATTATATCATTGACCCTTTTAATTGCAAAACTTAAAATGTAAAGAAGCAATATGTGTTTTTGCTAAACCAATATTTTAAGGAGGTGCTTTCACACGAAAGATTTAAGACAAAGTTTTTGGTCAATGCCGGCAGAAGATGTTTTTAAAAACCTTCAAACGAGTAAAGATGGCTTATCAAGCAATGAAGCCAAAAAAAGAATCGCTACATATGGTTATAATTCAATAAAACCAAAAAAAAGCAACAATGCTTTGGAACTTTTTATATCCCAATTCAAAAGCCCCATAATTTTAATCTTATTTTTTGCTGTGGGACTTTCATTTTTTCTTCATGATACGGTTGATGCAATAATCATTTTAACAATAATTCTTGTAAGCGGTCTTTTGAGTTTCTGGCAGGAATATGACGCAAATAATGCGGTTCAAAAATTACTTGAGATAGTACAGATTAAATCAACAGTGCTTCGTGATGGAAAACCTGTAGAAATCACTGTGGAGGAAATAGTCCCCGGTGACATTGTACTGTTAAAAGCGGGTGCGGTTATACCCGGAGATGGTTTGATACTGGAATCAAATTCACTAAGTGTCGACGAAGCTATGTTGACAGGCGAAACCTTTCCGGCAGATAAAGAGGTCGGTGTTTTGCCTCTTGAAACTCCCCTCAGCCGGAGGAAGAATTGTTTATGGATGGGAACACATGTTGTCAGCGGAACCGCAAAAGCCATGGTTATAAGCACAGGGAAAACAACAGAATTCGGTAAGATTTCGGAAAGGCTGAAAATCAGACCCTTAGAAACTGAATTTGAACGCGGAGTTAAGCAGTTTGGCTATTTTTTAATGGAGATTACATTGATATTAACAATAGCTATTTTTGCCATTAACGTATTTTTAAAGCGTCCTGTTCTTGACTCCTTCCTCTTTTCTCTTGCAATTGCTGTTGGCTTAACCCCTCAGCTGCTTCCTGCCATCATCAGCATAAATCTTGCACATGGAGCTAAAATGATGGCACGGGTAAAAGTCATTGTAAAACGGCTTGCTTCTATTGAAAACTTTGGAAGTATGGATGTGTTATGTTCGGATAAAACAGGTACTCTGACTGAAGGAACCGTTAAACTTCAATCAACCTTTGATGTTAACGGAAATCAAAGCGATAAGGTTCTTTTTTATGCTTTTCTTAATGCATACTTTGAATCAGGTTTTATAAATCCCATTGACGAAGCAATAAGAACATTTAAAGAATTTGATACAAGGGACTATACAAAACTGGATGAACGTCCTTATGATTTTGTTAGGAAAAGATTAAGCATAATATTAAGTAAATCTGATAAAAGTATTAAGGAGACTCAGCCTCATATAATGGTTACAAAGGGTGCCTTGGATAATGTTATAGAGGTATGCAAAAATGCTGAAATTGAAGACGGGAAAGTCGTTGATATAAAAACAGTTCAAGATTCTATTCAAAAACAATACAGGGATTACAGCGATAAGGGATACAGGACCCTCGGTGTTGCATATAAAAATATTGGAACTGAAACAACGGTAGAAGATGAAATAGAATCAGATATGACCTTTTTAGGTTTTATCACCTTTTTTGATCCTCTTAAGAAAAATATAACTAAGACGATAGAGGACCTTAAAGCACTGGGGATTTCATTAAAAATAATCACGGGAGATAATAAACTGATTGCTTCTAACATTGTGCAGCAACTGGGGATAAGAGGTATGAAAATTTTAACCGGTTCTGAAATACATGATATCAGCGATGGAGCACTTATCGAAAAAGTTAAGGAAGTCGCTGTCTTTGCAGAAGTTGAGCCAAATGAAAAAGAACGCATAATAATTGCTTTAAAAAAAGCAGGTTGCGTTGTAGGATATATGGGTGACGGTATAAATGACGCATCGGCTCTCCATGCTGCGGACGTGAGCATTTCTGTGGATAGTGCTGTCGATGTGGCAAAAAGAGCAGCAGATATTGTCTTGCTGGAGAAAGACTTAAATGTCTTGATAGAAGGTGTTAAAGCTGGAAGAATAACATTTGCCAACACATTGAAATATGTGTTTATGGCTACCAGTGCGAATTTCGGCAACATGTTCAGTATGGCCGGAGCATCATTGTTTTTGCCGTTTCTTCCGTTGCTGCCTAAACAAATTTTGCTGACTAATCTATTGACAGATTTTCCGGAGATGACAATTGCGACAGATTCTGTAGATAAAGATATGATTATGATGCCAAGACGTTGGGATATAGGTTTTATTCGCCGCTTCATGATTGTATTTGGTTTAATCAGCTCTATTTTTGATTATTTAACATTTGCTGTGCTTATGTTCATCGTTCATGCCTCAGATGTGCAGTTTAGAACGGGCTGGTTTATTGAGTCGGTTGTATCGGCTTCATTAATTGTTTTGGTTATAAGGAGCAAAAAGCCGTTTTTTAAAAGCATTCCTGGGAAATATTTAGTAATTGCAACCTCCTGTGTCGGTATTGCGACGCTAATTATACCTTATTCTCCCATGGCAGGAATCTTAGGATTTCAGGCAATTCCTTTTTGGGTGCTGTTCCTTATCGCGGCTGTGATAATGTTGTATGTCTTAACGGCTGAAATCGTTAAGAAGCTGTTCTATAAAAACAAAAACTAAGTTCTTAAATTGCATGTTCACTCATGATATGCTAAAATGGTCTTAAAAGAGGCAGAATTAAGAAGGATAAACAGTAAAAAAGAAGGAGCGCTGAATATGAACAAAATTGATGAATTAACGATTAATACGATGCGAATCTTATCCATAGAAGAGATTCAGAAAGCAAAGTCGGGACATCCGGGGATGCCGATGGGAGCTGCCCCTATGGCATATACCCTGTGGGCAAAATACTTGAAACATAATCCTGAAAATCCTGATTGGGTGAATAGAGACAGATTCATATTGTCTGCCGGGCATGGTTCTGCCTTGTTATATTCCCTTTTATATTTGTTTGGCTATGGACTGACAATAAATGACCTTAAAAATTTCCGCCAATGGGGGAGCAAAACACCCGGTCATCCGGAATACGGTGTGACTCCCGGTGTCGAAGTAACAACAGGACCGCTTGGACAGGGCATATCCAATGCTGTCGGCATGGCGATTGCCGAAACATATATGGCTGCAAAATTCAACCGCCCCGGATATAATATAATAGACCACAATACATATACGATTGTCGGTGATGGCTGTTTAATGGAGGGAATATCATCAGAAGCAGCTTCACTGGCAGGTTCATTAAAACTTGGGAAATTAATTGCTTTATACGATTCAAACAATATTTCCATTGAAGGTGGAACAGATATAGCATTTACAGAAGATGTAGGAAAACGCTTTGAGGCATATGGCTGGCAGGTTTTAACGGTACAGGATGGGAATAATATCGATGAAATCGGCAAGGCAATAGAAAAAGCCAAGTTCGAGTCAGATAGACCTTCGTTGATAATAGTAAAGACCGTAATAGGCTACGGCTGTCTTAAAAAACAGGGGACTCCTTCTGCTCATGGGGAACCCCTTGGTGAAGAAAATATAAAAGATACAAAAAAATTCCTTGGGTGGGATTACAAAGAAGAATTTTATGTTCCCCAAGAGGTAAAAAAATACATGACAGATTTAAAGGAAAAACTTAGATTTGAATATAATAAATGGGTTAAACTTTTCAATAAGTACAGAGAAGAATACCCTGATCTTGCGAAAGAATGGGATATCTGGCATAGCGAAGAAATGCCGACTGACCTTATGAATGACGATAAATTCTGGAGTTTTGATTTAAAAACAGCAACGCGGTCATCATCAGGCGAAATCTTAAATTATCTTTCAAATATTGTAAAAAATTTGATAGGCGGGTCGGCAGACCTCGCACCATCAACAAAGACATATATGAAAGGCAAGGGCGATTATTCGGCAAAGAACAGAGGAGGCGCCAATCTGCATTTTGGAGTAAGGGAGCACGCTATGGGGGCAATAGCAAACGGAATTGCGGCATATGGCGGTTTAAAACCTTATGTTTCCACATTCTTGGTTTTCAGTGATTATATGAAGGGTTCTGTCAGGCTTTCAGCATTAATGAAGCTGCCTGTCATATATATATTTACACATGACAGCATAGGAGTAGGCGAAGACGGACCTACACATGAACCGATAGAACACCTTATAATGTTGAGAAGTATACCCAATATGACGGTGATAAGACCTGCCGATGCAAAGGAGGTATCGGCTGCTTGGTATTCGGCATTAAGCAAAAAAGACGGTCCTACTGCCATAGTATTAACACGTCAGAACGTACCCTTATACGATGAAACATCGAAGAATGCTTTAAAAGGCGGATATATTTTACTTCGCGAGGAAAATGACAAGCCGGATATCATATTGATGGCAAGCGGCTCGGAGGTTAAGCTGATTTATGAGGCGCATAAGGCATTGAAAGAAAAGGGTATCGATGCAAGGGTTGTAAGCATGCCGTCAATGGAATTATTTGATGAACAGCCCGAAGAATATAGAAAATCAATCCTGCCTGACAATGTAAGGCGCAGATTGGCTGTTGAAGCCGCATCCTCATACAGCTGGCATAAATATGTCGGTCTTGACGGCGCAGTAATAGCAATAGACCATTTTGGAGCATCAGCGCCCGGAGATATTCTTTTTAAAGAATTTGGCTTTACAATTGAAAATGTTGTGGAGAAGGCTTTAAGCCTCTTGGATGATAAGGACGCAAAATAATGTTGCATATCCTGACAAGTTCAGGCAGGTCAGGATATGTTTTTAATCCTTATGAAAAATAGTAATAATGCTTAAAAAGCGGGAGGAATAATACTTGGAGGCAATTATAATTGTATTAGCGGTAATTTTAGATCAACTGTCAAAATATTTTGTGGTAAAATATTTAAAGCCAATCGGCACCTTTCCTGTAATAAAAAAATTCTTCTATCTAACATATATACAAAATCGTGGGGCTGCTTTTGGCATAATGCAGAACAAGACCCTCTTTTTTATAATAATAACAACAATAGTCGGAATAGCATTGATATATTCGATTGTAAAGATACCGGGAAGCACTGCTTATAAATTTACCCTTTCAATGATTCTCGGCGGTGCCATAGGGAATCTGATTGACAGAATAAGACTCGGATATGTTGTGGATTTTGTGGATTTTAGGGTTTTCCCCGCGGTTTTCAATCTTGCGGATTCCTTTATTGTTGTCGGTTCGTTTATCTTAGCATATTTTATTATTTTCAAAGGCATCAAATAGAGGTATAGGGGGAATTATGTTGAAGGAAGTAGCCAGACAAAACGTCCCCTTGGCTGACATCGGCAAAAGGATCGATGTATTTTTAGCATCAGAGATGGATTATACCCGTTCTTATATAAAAAAGCTTATACTTGAAGGACTTGTTTTGGTAAATGATGATACTGTAAAACCAAATTACAAGCTGAAGGAAAACGATAAAATAACAGTAAATATTCCTGAGGCGGAAAAAATTGATATTGAACCTGAAAATATTCCGCTGGATATCTTATATGAAGATGAAGATATTATCGTAATAAACAAGCCGCAGGGAATGGTGGTGCATCCTGCGCCGGGAAATTACAGCGGAACACTTGTAAATGCGCTTTTATACCACTGCAAGAATTTATCCGGAATAAATGGTGTTTTAAGACCGGGGATTGTCCACAGGCTTGATAAGGATACATCGGGTGTTATGGTTGTTGCTAAAAATGATAAGGCGCATTTGAGTCTTGCAAGTCAGATAAAGGACAGGAAGATATTGAAAAAATATGTTGCCGTAGTTGAAGGGGTCATCAAGGAAGATGAAGGGTATGTAGAGGCGCCGATAGGAAGGCATCATGCTGACAGGAAGAAGATGGCGGTTGTTGAAGACGGGCGGTATGCCCTGACCCTTTACAAGGTTTTAGAGAGATTTAAAAACAATACATATGTAGAAGCCGTCATAAAAACAGGAAGAACACATCAAATACGGGTACATATGGCGTATATCGGGCATCCGATCGTTGGTGATACCGTATACGGCTATAAAAAACAAAAATTCAATCTTAAGGGACAGGTGCTTCATGCAAGGCTTTTGGGGATTATACATCCTGCAAAAAACGAATACATGGAATTTGAAGCGCCCCTGCCCGAATATTTTGTCAAACTCATCGAAAAAATTCGCTTGACAGAGATGTGAAATACACTATTATTTTATAAAAATCGATGTTAATATTATATTAATAAAAAGTTTTTAATATATTAGTTCTAAAGGAGGGATAATAGTGTATGCGCAACTTCCTCAAATATCCCCTCAATTGCCGGCAGGTAAAGATAAATACGTAAGCGTTGATAAAAAATTTTGGATTTGTCATTTTTTCGCATTTATATGGATGCTTTTTTCTATTATTGTTTCGATACCTTGGGTAAAAGACCTTGGCAATTTAGTCAGCATACCGGTTGCAATTTTAATAATTGCAGGTATTGGATACATACCCGGATATCTTATTTGTTTTATAGTTTTCAGTATCATTTTAGACCGTCAACCGTCTTTTAAAACGCTAAATCCGATAGACTCCCTTACAATAATTATTCCTTGCAGAAATGAAGAACATAATATAGAAAAAACCTTGCAATATATTAAAAATCAAGATTATGAAGGTGAGATTTTCATTATAGTAGTAGATAACGGTTCTACCGATAATACGGCAAATACGGCTATTGAAGCAGGGAAATCCTTAAATTTAAAGCTTAAAGTTTTGTCCGAAGATAAGCCGGGGAAGTCTTATGCTTTGAATAATGCTTTAAATTATGCGGAAACCGACTATATAATTACCTTAGATGCTGATACATTGCTTCATAAGTCTTCTGTACGTTACATCATGTCCCGCATGAAATCATCACCGAAAAACGTATGTGCGGTAGCCGGTGCTGTGCTTGTGCGAAACAGCAGACAGACATTAATGGCAAGACTTCAAGAATGGGTTATTTTTTAGGGATTGCAAGCGTCAAACGTATGCAGGGATTGTATCAGGGAACCTTAGTAGCTCAAGGAGCTTATTCGATATATAAAACTGAAGCAGTAAAGCTTGTTGGAGGATGGCCTGATGCCATTGGCGAGGATATTGTTTTAACATGGAAATTTTTAAAACAAAATATGAAGGTTTATTTTGAACCGTTAGCAGTGGCATTTACTGAGGTTGCCAGTTAGTTTAAGACACCTTTTGCGTCAGCGAAGCCGGTGGGCGAGAGGCATGATTGAGGCTTTGAAAATCATCAAGCCATGGCAATATGAGGAAAAATATGTGAAATATTTAACAGCTATTAATTTAATCATGCCTTATTTAGATGTGGTTTATACCTTTTGTTGGATACCCGGCTTAGTGCTTGCATTTTTCGGCAAATTTTGGATTGTCGGTCCGTTTACATTGCTTGTGGTTCCTATTGCATTAGTAGAAAATTATATACTATATACTCATCAATGCAATATTTTTAAAACCCTCGGCTTAAAAATTCGCAGGAATCGGTTTGGATACATATTGTATGTATTATTTTATCAAATGTTAATGAGTCCGATGTCTGTATATGGTTATATTCAAGAAATATTTAATTTTAAACGGGTTTGGGAATAAAGGCACATTGTTTTATGGTTATAATTTAAAAGACATGGCAATACTTAAAAATGGAGGTGTTGACATGTCTTTTAAGCTTTCATGGAAGGTACATGTGTTATGTTTTTTAATATCTTTTGTATTCTGCTTTTTGACACAGAAATATTTAAGCATTTTATTTATAAACATATTATTTGAAAACAAAATGCTGAGTATAACGGGTAATATTATCTTGAACCTATATATTTTTATCCTTATTATTTTCATACCCTTGACATTTTTTCATGAAGTAATGCATGGCGCTGCATATAAGATATTTGGCGGCAAGGTAAAATACGGTTTTAAGGGCTTATATGCTTATGCACAGGAAACCTCTGGCATAGCACTAAGCAGAACCGAATTTCTCATTGTGCTTTTGGCGCCTGTCACCTGTATTTCCGTAATTTCAATGCTTATTCCGGGAAATATCGGGGGTATGGTTTTCTTTTTGAATCTTTTAAGCAGCATGGGGGATTTATTGATGTCTTTTTATTTATGTAAAACCCATGAAAACAGCCGTATTATCGATAAAAGTTATGGGTTTGACGTAATAGAAAATTGAAAAAATTTTCTTGACAGTAATAGTTATAATGGTATATTATTGTGAATATAATGAAAAAATTGAAATCAGGGAAAGGCAGAAGTGATTTTATGCCAAAATTATTGAAAAAGGTACATATATCTCACAGCCAACAAGGTTTTACGCTTGTGGAACTTATAGTTGTAGTTGCAATAGTTGCCATACTGACAGCAGTATTATTTCCCAAGCTCCTTGTTTATACTGAAAATGCCAGGGCAAGCAAAACCATGGGGGACCTTTCATCAATGAAAAGCATAGTCGAGGCGTTTGCAGCAGACCATGATTATGGCTATTATCCCACAGCCGATACAGGTAAAGCCACCAGTGTCGGTACCGTTCTTCAGGACAAAGGGATACAGTGGTATGATGGTACAAAAGGGGAGGTAAAAGACCCATGGGGAAATCCATATTATTACGGTACGGCTCCCGACAGCAGAGGTGTGGCAAATCAGCTTTATTTGATCATATCCTTCGGACCTGACGGAAAAGAGGGCACAGATGATGACATATGGATTTCCAGCGGCGGTTCGCCGACACAAAGCAAAAACCCAAATGTGGTACCGACATCAAAGGTTGCTTCCGCCCCCTGACTGCTCTCCGCCACAAGTAACGGAGGTTCTGTTTACTTGCAGGTTTCTTCTGCACTCTCAAGATGCGTTGTAGGATTAATCTGTCTATTGCATCTTCTACAACATACAGGCACTAACCTGTTTCAACAGACTTTACTATCTATACCTCTTACGAGATATTAGCGATAGCATAAGGCAATGAGTCTAATTCCCTGGGATTAACTTTATATCACCATACTGCTTATCAATTTCTTTGTTTTCTTTAATATTATTATATCATTATAACTTGTGAAAATCAAATGCTAATATAAGCATTCATCCCCGTCACAAGTGGCGAGGCTTTCTGCTAAGCTATTGGTAAATTCCGACAGAAAACGGCATAGAAACAATGTGTAGAAAAATAAAAAAATTTATAAATATTTGCTGAAAAAGCATATTTTTTCTTGACATTTATAATTATTATGGTATAAAATGAATTTAATACCAATATTAAAATTTAAGAAAGGTTGAGGTGGTTTTTTATGCAAAGCTTATTAAAAAGGGTACATAATGTATCACGCAATGAGAAGGGCTTCACGCTTGTAGAACTCATAGTTGTTGTGGCAATCATAGCAATACTGACAGCAGTGCTTCTTCCAAAACTTTTGGGTTATACAGACAATGCAAGAGAAAGCAGGGCAAAGGGTGATTTGGCATCAATGAAAAGCGTTGTAGAGGCATATGCGGCAGACCAAGGAAATGGCAAATATCCTGCTGCTGGCAATTCTGGTACACCGGGGACTATTGGACAAGTACTTTCAGAACATGGTATTAAGACACCAACAGATCCATGGGGTAACTCTTACTATTATGCAGTAAGTACAGATCAAAGTTCATATGTAATATTATCAAAAGGGAAAGGCGGAGCTGGAGCTGCAGAAACTATTTATGTGACAGGGAGCACATCGCCGAAAAAGGGTGATCCTAATCCAAGTGCAACAGGTAGTACACCAGCACCTGGTTATCCTTCAGACGGTACTTTAGCACCGATACAATAATACAATAACAGCATCAAAAGACTATGACATAATCTTATGTCATAGTCTTTTGTACCATAATATAAAAATTTGTGTAATTTTTTATAAAAATATGTTATAATTACGTATATATTCCTTAATATTTTGGTGGTGATGATTTGTGATATATAAGGTGGCGGTACATGCTTCCGGCGCACAGCGCAATATAGTTGTTGATGCCGGCAGTCCCGGGGAAGCGGCGCTCCAGGTGAAAAAACGTCTTGGGGACAACAGGGCTGTTATAATAAAGGTTACTCAGGTGAAAGGAAGCAGCTTTAAAGGTCTGAAGTTATTCGGCAGAGTAGGACCCCGGGACCTTGCGATTTTATGCAAGAACATAACCGTACTTATTCAAGCCGGTGTAACTGCCCTCGAGGCGATAGAAACCGTATCAAGCCATATAGGCAAAAAGGCAATAGCCGATGCATTAAATTCGGTGGCTGAAAATGTCAAGGAAGGTTTCTCATTAAGCAGCGCTTTTCGAGGGTCGCCGGATGTATTTCCCGAATT
This is a stretch of genomic DNA from Aceticella autotrophica. It encodes these proteins:
- a CDS encoding glycosyltransferase, translating into MGYFLGIASVKRMQGLYQGTLVAQGAYSIYKTEAVKLVGGWPDAIGEDIVLTWKFLKQNMKVYFEPLAVAFTEVAS
- a CDS encoding type II secretion system protein GspG; protein product: MKKLKSGKGRSDFMPKLLKKVHISHSQQGFTLVELIVVVAIVAILTAVLFPKLLVYTENARASKTMGDLSSMKSIVEAFAADHDYGYYPTADTGKATSVGTVLQDKGIQWYDGTKGEVKDPWGNPYYYGTAPDSRGVANQLYLIISFGPDGKEGTDDDIWISSGGSPTQSKNPNVVPTSKVASAP
- a CDS encoding glycosyltransferase family 2 protein, giving the protein MYAQLPQISPQLPAGKDKYVSVDKKFWICHFFAFIWMLFSIIVSIPWVKDLGNLVSIPVAILIIAGIGYIPGYLICFIVFSIILDRQPSFKTLNPIDSLTIIIPCRNEEHNIEKTLQYIKNQDYEGEIFIIVVDNGSTDNTANTAIEAGKSLNLKLKVLSEDKPGKSYALNNALNYAETDYIITLDADTLLHKSSVRYIMSRMKSSPKNVCAVAGAVLVRNSRQTLMARLQEWVIF
- a CDS encoding type II secretion system protein codes for the protein MQSLLKRVHNVSRNEKGFTLVELIVVVAIIAILTAVLLPKLLGYTDNARESRAKGDLASMKSVVEAYAADQGNGKYPAAGNSGTPGTIGQVLSEHGIKTPTDPWGNSYYYAVSTDQSSYVILSKGKGGAGAAETIYVTGSTSPKKGDPNPSATGSTPAPGYPSDGTLAPIQ
- the tkt gene encoding transketolase gives rise to the protein MNKIDELTINTMRILSIEEIQKAKSGHPGMPMGAAPMAYTLWAKYLKHNPENPDWVNRDRFILSAGHGSALLYSLLYLFGYGLTINDLKNFRQWGSKTPGHPEYGVTPGVEVTTGPLGQGISNAVGMAIAETYMAAKFNRPGYNIIDHNTYTIVGDGCLMEGISSEAASLAGSLKLGKLIALYDSNNISIEGGTDIAFTEDVGKRFEAYGWQVLTVQDGNNIDEIGKAIEKAKFESDRPSLIIVKTVIGYGCLKKQGTPSAHGEPLGEENIKDTKKFLGWDYKEEFYVPQEVKKYMTDLKEKLRFEYNKWVKLFNKYREEYPDLAKEWDIWHSEEMPTDLMNDDKFWSFDLKTATRSSSGEILNYLSNIVKNLIGGSADLAPSTKTYMKGKGDYSAKNRGGANLHFGVREHAMGAIANGIAAYGGLKPYVSTFLVFSDYMKGSVRLSALMKLPVIYIFTHDSIGVGEDGPTHEPIEHLIMLRSIPNMTVIRPADAKEVSAAWYSALSKKDGPTAIVLTRQNVPLYDETSKNALKGGYILLREENDKPDIILMASGSEVKLIYEAHKALKEKGIDARVVSMPSMELFDEQPEEYRKSILPDNVRRRLAVEAASSYSWHKYVGLDGAVIAIDHFGASAPGDILFKEFGFTIENVVEKALSLLDDKDAK
- a CDS encoding RluA family pseudouridine synthase; translated protein: MKEVARQNVPLADIGKRIDVFLASEMDYTRSYIKKLILEGLVLVNDDTVKPNYKLKENDKITVNIPEAEKIDIEPENIPLDILYEDEDIIVINKPQGMVVHPAPGNYSGTLVNALLYHCKNLSGINGVLRPGIVHRLDKDTSGVMVVAKNDKAHLSLASQIKDRKILKKYVAVVEGVIKEDEGYVEAPIGRHHADRKKMAVVEDGRYALTLYKVLERFKNNTYVEAVIKTGRTHQIRVHMAYIGHPIVGDTVYGYKKQKFNLKGQVLHARLLGIIHPAKNEYMEFEAPLPEYFVKLIEKIRLTEM
- the lspA gene encoding signal peptidase II is translated as MEAIIIVLAVILDQLSKYFVVKYLKPIGTFPVIKKFFYLTYIQNRGAAFGIMQNKTLFFIIITTIVGIALIYSIVKIPGSTAYKFTLSMILGGAIGNLIDRIRLGYVVDFVDFRVFPAVFNLADSFIVVGSFILAYFIIFKGIK
- a CDS encoding DUF3267 domain-containing protein, translating into MAILKNGGVDMSFKLSWKVHVLCFLISFVFCFLTQKYLSILFINILFENKMLSITGNIILNLYIFILIIFIPLTFFHEVMHGAAYKIFGGKVKYGFKGLYAYAQETSGIALSRTEFLIVLLAPVTCISVISMLIPGNIGGMVFFLNLLSSMGDLLMSFYLCKTHENSRIIDKSYGFDVIEN